A window of Planctomycetota bacterium contains these coding sequences:
- a CDS encoding metallophosphoesterase, translated as MSTPSEQVTEATSPRRWKRVVRVLAILLLLMAGSLLVVHASAWTSFPRLSPSVLPPAGEVLEGKAPFSFAYVADSRGNLDLLETIFERVKADRVRLVLAGGDLVVEPAAEDFEWLLHELEEARLGVPFCAVAGNHDIRREEADPAERYRLYSRSFGPRQYWFACANTLFVALDTATEACAEGDLKWLEQTLARYRSQYEACIVYTHTPPHDPRHLRPCLASGVEELQRILNAHHVTALFCSHIHSYLEDKLGEVPVYISGGAGAGPDPPFVPHHYLLCTVEPGGALRVERKNVAVDTTEDYWEHKLLVKLPRRFNVLVMLGLAGVGIVLLAVGATPRRRRSPGKQGA; from the coding sequence GTGAGCACACCGTCCGAACAGGTGACCGAGGCAACCTCTCCGCGCCGATGGAAGCGCGTAGTGCGCGTCCTGGCCATCCTGCTTCTGCTCATGGCAGGAAGCCTGCTCGTGGTCCACGCCTCGGCCTGGACCTCGTTCCCGCGCCTCAGCCCCTCGGTGCTGCCGCCGGCGGGCGAGGTGCTCGAGGGCAAGGCCCCATTCTCTTTCGCCTACGTGGCCGACAGCCGGGGCAACCTGGACCTGCTCGAAACCATCTTCGAGCGCGTGAAGGCGGACCGCGTGCGCCTGGTGCTCGCCGGCGGCGACCTGGTGGTCGAGCCCGCGGCCGAGGACTTCGAGTGGCTGCTTCACGAACTCGAGGAGGCCCGGTTGGGGGTGCCCTTCTGCGCCGTGGCGGGCAACCACGACATCCGCCGCGAGGAGGCGGACCCGGCCGAGCGATACCGCCTGTACTCGCGCAGCTTCGGCCCGCGGCAGTACTGGTTCGCCTGCGCGAACACGCTGTTCGTGGCCCTCGACACGGCCACGGAGGCGTGCGCAGAGGGCGACCTGAAGTGGCTCGAGCAGACCCTCGCGCGGTACCGCAGCCAGTACGAGGCCTGCATCGTCTACACCCACACGCCGCCGCACGACCCGCGCCACCTGCGCCCCTGCCTGGCGTCCGGCGTGGAGGAGCTGCAACGCATCCTGAACGCGCACCACGTCACAGCTCTGTTCTGTAGCCACATCCACTCGTACCTGGAAGACAAGCTCGGCGAGGTGCCCGTCTACATCAGCGGGGGGGCCGGCGCCGGCCCGGATCCGCCCTTCGTGCCTCACCACTACCTGTTGTGCACGGTGGAGCCCGGCGGCGCGCTCCGGGTGGAGAGGAAAAACGTTGCCGTGGACACCACGGAGGACTACTGGGAGCACAAGCTGCTGGTGAAGCTGCCGCGCCGGTTCAACGTGCTGGTCATGCTGGGGCTCGCGGGCGTCGGCATCGTGCTCCTCGCGGTCGGCGCCACGCCCCGGCGCCGGCGGTCGCCCGGCAAGCAAGGCGCCTGA